TGAATTGTTCTTGTATTATCATCCATATAATCACTATTTTTTTATTAAATCCAAAAATTTCTTAGATTTATCGCTTTTCGGATTTTTAATTTGGTCAATGTTTTTTATTTCTTTTTTTATTCTTGATTCATTAATATTGAATGCATTACTAATCTCTTCCATCTCAACTTCACCGTTTAAATGAATCAAAGCGGCTCCCAAGGCCACCTGATTAAATTTGATATTTGAGTTTCTGGATTGCTTTTCAAATTTGAATTTCTCATACAATAACAAATCCATTTCATATATTGACATTATTTTAATATCAGTGAAATTATTTAAGGTTTCGATGACTTTAGCATATGTAGTTTTGAAGACTTTTCTCTGTTCACGGTCAAGTTCCACCCTAATGTAAGGGAATGGCCCATTTATAATTTTACGGGAATTATTGGAAGTTGTAAGATAATACTTAAAAATATCCCACATTATCAGAGTTGAAGCGATGTTTTTAAAAGTATTTTTATAAATGGAATCCTTAATTTTTATATCCCTACTTAAAGACCTTTTGATATTTCCAAAACGATCAATGTAATTTAATTTTTTAAATTCCTCTTGAATTTGAGCTTCTCTCCAAGTTTCAATTGCATTTAAATCAAATTTATCTATAAAATCAGGAGTTAAATTTTCATATTTTGCAATCGTATCATAATATTTATTTAACCTTTTAAAATCTGTTAACCTTCTTTTTAGAATATCATCTTTAATGTCGTTTATGATTTCTTCAGAATATTTGACATATCCAAGAGCAAGAGCAGTTCTGGCATGCTTATCATCAATAATGGCGGGTTTAGTTCTATGGAACCTCAAAGCCTCTATCCTAACGTTTCGACCATAAATGCGCCTTACTTCCTCCTCATAATTATTCACATATTCAGAATCAAGGGTGAAGTTCTTTCTTATCAGACGGTTATTCTTATCTCTGAATCTAACAACAAGAGAGATTGTTTTTACAACACCTTTACGCTCTTGTTTAAGAATATTTAAAACTTGCTTAAAAGATTCACGGCCATAATTTGAAAGTTCTCCCATCAATACCATATAATTTCCGGACAATGGTAAAAATGGAATTATTTCAAGCCTATGAGTTGCTTCCTTATTTATTTTGAATGTAAAACCCATTGATCCGCAACTGCATTTGGCATCAAGTTGTTTATAGTCATTGATTGAATATTTCTTATAACATGAATTGCATTTCACATACCCGAATTGTTCTAGATTTCCAATTGCAATCTTATGAGAGTCAATAGCTGATTTGACCCTATCCAAAATATTTTTTTTAGAATTCGCTCTCATTCTAAAAATCTGATTGTGGCGGCTGTTTTCGCCTACCTCCTCAAGAGATACGTCAGCCACCGATTTAGTACCGTACCGATTCAAGGATGTAAAAGGAGCAGTATATCCTTGAGCATCCATATCATCCTTTAGGTTTTGTAAATAATCTAATCTGTCAACTAGCTTAAAATAAA
This genomic interval from Methanobrevibacter sp. contains the following:
- a CDS encoding DUF530 domain-containing protein produces the protein MEESVLVNKAEKFLKEISNDQIILDDIEDFDNFKNLYFKLVDRLDYLQNLKDDMDAQGYTAPFTSLNRYGTKSVADVSLEEVGENSRHNQIFRMRANSKKNILDRVKSAIDSHKIAIGNLEQFGYVKCNSCYKKYSINDYKQLDAKCSCGSMGFTFKINKEATHRLEIIPFLPLSGNYMVLMGELSNYGRESFKQVLNILKQERKGVVKTISLVVRFRDKNNRLIRKNFTLDSEYVNNYEEEVRRIYGRNVRIEALRFHRTKPAIIDDKHARTALALGYVKYSEEIINDIKDDILKRRLTDFKRLNKYYDTIAKYENLTPDFIDKFDLNAIETWREAQIQEEFKKLNYIDRFGNIKRSLSRDIKIKDSIYKNTFKNIASTLIMWDIFKYYLTTSNNSRKIINGPFPYIRVELDREQRKVFKTTYAKVIETLNNFTDIKIMSIYEMDLLLYEKFKFEKQSRNSNIKFNQVALGAALIHLNGEVEMEEISNAFNINESRIKKEIKNIDQIKNPKSDKSKKFLDLIKK